The proteins below come from a single Alnus glutinosa chromosome 9, dhAlnGlut1.1, whole genome shotgun sequence genomic window:
- the LOC133876878 gene encoding receptor-like protein 6 has protein sequence MTGVLLVLTWHLQSLSLAYNNFNSYPIPSKFQKLSNLRYLNLSNAGFAGQIPIAISHLTKLVTLDLSINSDFFETVPSLTLENPNLNILVQNLSELIELYLDGIAISTQGKEWCRVLSTSMPNLRVLSLSNCNLSGPIDSSLQNLKSLSVIRLNGNDFSSPVPNFFADFKNLTSLEVSSSGLNGKFPKKIFQVPTLQTIDLSYNDLRGSLPEFSPNVSLRTMVLNYTGFSGSLPHSIGNLKMLSTIDLSNCNFRGSIPDSMASLTQLIYLDMSLNMFSGSIPIFSMAKNLTNLDLSFNNLIGQITSTHWEELLHLEILDLSYNSLNGDIPVSLFPLPSLQALRLSNNQFSGQLKEFSNISPNKLEELDLSNNELEGPIPTSIFQLRGLVILLLSSNNFDGSNLFVEYSGFNLSSSHVPQIAWLGLASSKLKKIPNFCRNQSMLYSLDLSRNQIYGEMPNWIWKLPQLRFLNLSYNYLVTLEGPISNLSFIARSLDFRSNQFQGQLPVVPPVSYLDFSMNDFHSALPASIGQSLESTQFFSISSNKLYGSIPGFICNATYLRFLDLSDNYFSGTIPQCLIEMSGSLLQVLSLRRNNLNGTIPNTFPQSCYLQTLAINKNHLEGKLPKSLKNCHSLEVLDIGNNHIKDTFPFYLNGLALLKVLILRSNKFYGPIDHPELAPWPMLQIIDVASNNFTGNLPIVLLSTWVAVMDHAHEAKTKLNHIHVQIGTFYYQDKVTVISKGLEVELVKILTIFTTIDFSCNNFDGPIPEEIGEFTLLYILNLSHNALMGQIPSSLGKLSNLESLDLSSNMLTGEIPMQLANGLIFLSVLNLSFNQLVGHIPFIKQFSTFSENSFKGNERLCGLPLKSQCSHEEPRLSPPTHEESNRSMIKWNYISAELGFVFGFGIVMGPLMFWKRWRIWYYKHVDDILFKIFPKLYLGNEYRRRPALNN, from the exons ATGACGGGCGTGTTATTGGTCTTGACCTGG CATCTCCAGAGCTTGAGTTTGGCTTATAACAACTTCAACAGTTATCCCATTCCATCAAAGTTTCAGAAGCTGTCGAATTTGAGGTATTTGAATCTATCAAATGCTGGTTTTGCAGGGCAGATTCCTATTGCTATTTCGCATTTGACAAAGTTGGTTACTCTTGATTTATCTATCAATTCTGACTTCTTCGAAACTGTTCCTTCCCTGACACTTGAGaatccaaatttaaatattCTCGTTCAGAACCTTTCGGAGCTTATCGAACTTTATCTTGATGGTATAGCTATATCAACGCAAGGTAAGGAGTGGTGTCGTGTCTTATCAACTTCgatgccaaatttgagagtGTTGAGCTTGTCAAACTGCAATCTTTCAGGCCCTATTGATTCCTCGTTACAGAATCTTAAGTCCCTCTCAGTTATTCGGTTGAATGGTAACGACTTTTCTTCTCCagttccaaatttttttgcAGATTTCAAAAATCTGACATCTTTGGAAGTCTCCTCTTCTGGTTTGAATGGAAAGTTTCCAAAAAAGATTTTCCAAGTTCCAACACTACAAACGATCGACTTATCATACAATGACCTGCGAGGTTCTTTGCCAGAATTTTCTCCAAATGTATCTCTTCGAACCATGGTTCTCAACTATACAGGATTTTCAGGGTCATTGCCACACTCTATTGGCAATCTTAAAATGTTGTCAACAATAGATCTTTCGAATTGCAATTTCAGAGGATCAATTCCAGACTCAATGGCGAGCCTCACACAATTGATCTATTTGGACATGTCATTGAACATGTTTAGTGGATCAATTCCGATATTTAGCATGGCCAAGAATTTGACCAACCTAGACCTTTCTTTCAATAATCTTATTGGTCAGATTACTTCAACTCACTGGGAAGAACTTCTGCATCTAGAGATTCTTGATTTAAGTTACAATTCATTAAACGGGGATATTCCAGTTTCATTGTTTCCCCTCCCATCATTGCAGGCATTACGATTATCCAATAACCAATTTTCTGGGCAACTCAAGGAATTTTCCAACATTTCTCCTAACAAACTAGAAGAGCTTGATTTGAGCAATAACGAGTTGGAAGGGCCAATACCCACATCTATCTTTCAACTTCGAGGTCTTGTAATCCTCCTTCTTTCTTCAAACAACTTTGATGGCTCCAATTTGTTCGTTGAATATAGTGGATTTAACCTTTCATCTTCCCACGTTCCCCAAATTGCTTGGTTAGGCTTGGCTTCTagcaagttgaaaaaaattcctAATTTCTGTAGAAACCAATCCATGTTATACTCTTTAGACCTTTCGAGGAACCAGATATATGGAGAGATGCCTAATTGGATCTGGAAACTTCCCCAACTTAGATTTCTAAATCTCTCTTATAACTACTTGGTCACTCTCGAAGGACCTATTTCCAATCTCTCTTTTATTGCGAGATCTCTAGACTTTCGATCCAACCAGTTCCAAGGCCAACTCCCAGTTGTCCCACCTGTCAGCTACTTGGATTTCTCCATGAATGATTTTCATTCTGCCTTACCAGCTAGCATCGGTCAGTCCCTTGAATCCACacaattcttttctatttcaagTAATAAATTATATGGGAGTATCCCTGGATTCATATGCAACGCTACATATCTTCGATTTCTCGATCTGTCTGATAATTACTTCAGTGGCACAATTCCCCAATGCTTGATTGAGATGAGTGGGTCTCTTCTTCAGGTATTGAGTCTAAGGAGAAACAATCTCAATGGTACAATTCCTAATACTTTTCCACAGTCTTGTTATTTACAAACTTTAGCTATCAATAAAAACCATCTAGAGGGAAAGTTACCGAAATCTCTGAAGAATTGCCATTCATTGGAGGTCTTGGACATTGGGAACAACCACATCAAGGACACCTTCCCATTTTACTTGAATGGATTAGCCCTATTGAAGGTTCTTATTTTGCGATCTAACAAATTTTATGGGCCCATTGATCATCCAGAGCTTGCCCCTTGGCCGATGCTTCAAATCATAGATGTAGCTTCAAACAATTTTACCGGTAACCTTCCAATAGTACTCCTTTCTACTTGGGTGGCAGTGATGGATCATGCACATGAGGCCAAAACTAAACTCAATCACATCCATGTTCAAATTGGTACTTTTTACTATCAAGATAAAGTAACAGTTATTAGCAAGGGTTTAGAGGTGGAGCTAGTGAAGATCCTAACTATTTTCACCACCATTGATTTTTCTTGCAACAACTTTGATGGTCCTATACCTGAAGAAATTGGAGAATTCACATTGTTATATATTCTTAACTTGTCGCATAATGCTCTCATGGGCCAAATCCCATCATCTTTGGGGAAATTGAGTAATCTTGAGTCACTAGACTTGTCAAGCAACATGCTTACTGGAGAGATTCCTATGCAACTCGCCAATGGTCTTATTTTCCTTTCGGTCCTCAACCTTTCGTTTAACCAATTGGTGGGACATATTCCATTTATCAAGCAATTCTCTACATTTTCAGAAAATTCCTTCAAAGGAAACGAAAGATTATGTGGTTTGCCTTTGAAATCACAGTGCTCACATGAGGAGCCACGATTGTCACCTCCAACGCATGAAGAATCTAATAGGAGTATGATCAAGTGGAATTACATAAGTGCTGAACTGggatttgtttttgggtttggaattGTAATGGGGCCCCTTATGTTTTGGAAGAGGTGGAGGATATGGTATTACAAACATGTTGATGACATTCTTTTCAAGATCTTCCCTAAACTGTATCTTGGAAATGAATATCGTCGAAGACCAGCACTCAACAATTAG